Genomic window (Geomonas ferrireducens):
TCTCGCCAAAGCTCGCCGCGTCTCAGGCGTCAAACACGTCGCCGTTTCCTCCGGGGTCCGCTACGACCTGATGGAGCGCCAGCCGCGCTATCTGCGCGAACTGGTCTCGCAGCACGTGAGCGGTCTTTTGAAGGTGGCGCCCGAGCACCTCACCGACCGGGTCACTTCGGTGATGCGCAAGCCGGGGCACGACTGCTTCGAGCGGTTCAGGGATGCCTTTCAGAAGGAGAGCGCCAAAGCCGGGAAAAGACAGTACATCGTCCCCTACTTCATCTCCGGACATCCCGGATGCACTCTGTCCGACATGGTCGATCTGGCGCTCATGCTGAAAAGATGGGGGATGCGGGTCGAGCAGGTGCAGGATTTCACCCCGACGCCCGGAACGCTCTCAACCTGCATCTACCACACGGGGGTCGATCCTTTCACCGGTGAGAAGGTGTACGTGGCGCGAACTGACAGGGAGAAGGGGCTGCAGAAGGCGCTGCTTCTGTACCACGTGCCGGAAGAACGGAAGAACTGCCTGGCGGCGCTTAGGGAATGCGGCCGCGAGGACGCCGCTGCCGAATTGTTCGGCGGCAACAACAGGAGGTAGACATGCATTATCTGTTGCTGTATGAGGTGGCGCCCGATTACCTGGAGCGCCGCGGCGCGTTCCGCGATGAGCACCTGGCGCTTGCATGGGAAGCGGCGGCGCGTGGCGAGTTGCTCCTTGGCGGTGCCCTCACCGACCCGGCCGATGGTGCCGTTCTCCTTTTCGCGGCGGATTCCCCCGATGTCCCCGCCGCTTTCGCCAAGGCCGATCCTTACGTCCTGAACGGGCTGGTGCGGAAGTGGACCGTGCGCGGCTGGCATACCGTGGTCGGTCCGCAGGCCCACGCCCCGGTGCATCCTTCCTGACGGGTTCACTGTCGTTGCTTTACACTAAGGGGGCGCAAGCCCCCGCCTGCCGTTCCTATTCCTCGCTTTATTCTGTCTCTTTTCCTGCCGTTCTCTCTCTCAAGATTTAGTTAGCCGCGCCGATACTGACTGTAACGAGTTCTTACCGAGTAATATCGGTCTGAAAAAGCGAATGTCATAAAAGGAGCAACGGCTATGAGTATCCTTCAGAATGTGAAACTGGCACAGAAGTTCGGACTCGTCGGTGGCATCAGTGCTGTATTGCTGTGTATGTCACTGGCGGCCTCAGTGGTCGGCATAAAGAAGATGTCCAGCGGGTTCACCAGTTTCGTCGAAAAGGATCAGGCCATTGCCCTTGCCCTTAAAGACATGTACGCGCAAGGGCTGCAGACCGAGCAGGCGACCCGCAACATCCTCCTGAACCCGGCTGACGAGAAGGCGGCCAAGAACTACTCCCAGGCCATGGACGATTTCGACAAGGCCTACGGTGTCGTCCTCTCGAAAAGCAAGGACCTTCCCAAGGTGAAGGGGGATGTCCAGCAGGTGATGGCGGTCTGGAAGGAAGCGGCAGCGCTGCGCGGACAGGTGCAGGTACTTGCCAAAGAAGGGAAAAAGGATGAGGCGTTGACGTTGCTAGTTAAGGACGAGACGCCGAAGTGGCGCGAGGTGAAGGACAAGCTCTTTAAGTTGAGCAGCTCAAGGCAAAAAGAGATGGAAGGGACGAAGGGCGGCGTCGTGGCCACCTCCGACAGGGCTCTCATCCTGTCCCTGTGTCTTGGCGTTTTCGCCATCTTCTGTACATTACTGCTCCTGCTCCTGGTGGCCGTCGAGCTGAAACGAACCATCCGCAAGATGAGCGTGGTGATGGACGATATCGCGATGGGGGATGGTGACCTCACCAAGCGCCTCGAGATTACCTCGCGTGATGAATTGGGACACCTCGCCCATGACTTCAACCTCTTCCTGGACAAGATGCATGGCCTCATCGCTACGGTCGCGGAGACGACGCACCAGGTATCGGCCGCGGCGGCGGAACTTAATTCCACGGCGGAACAGATGGCGAGCGGGACCGAGGAGGTCGCTTCCCAGGCGGTGACCGTCGCTTCTGCCGGAGAAGAGATGACGGCGACATCGAGCGACATCGCCCGCAACTGCACCACCGCGGCAGAAGGTGCTCGTCGGGCCAGCGATGCTGCGGTAACCGGAGCGGCCGTGGTACAGGAGACCGTGCAAGGGATGGGGAGGATCGCGGAGCGCGTGAGGACGTCGGCGCAGACCGTGGAGAGCCTTGGGACGCGTTCCGACCAGATCGGGGAAATCGTAGGGACCATCGAGGAAATCGCAGACCAGACCAACCTTCTCGCGCTGAATGCAGCGATTGAGGCGGCTCGGGCCGGCGAACAGGGACGCGGCTTCGC
Coding sequences:
- a CDS encoding methyl-accepting chemotaxis protein, with the protein product MSILQNVKLAQKFGLVGGISAVLLCMSLAASVVGIKKMSSGFTSFVEKDQAIALALKDMYAQGLQTEQATRNILLNPADEKAAKNYSQAMDDFDKAYGVVLSKSKDLPKVKGDVQQVMAVWKEAAALRGQVQVLAKEGKKDEALTLLVKDETPKWREVKDKLFKLSSSRQKEMEGTKGGVVATSDRALILSLCLGVFAIFCTLLLLLLVAVELKRTIRKMSVVMDDIAMGDGDLTKRLEITSRDELGHLAHDFNLFLDKMHGLIATVAETTHQVSAAAAELNSTAEQMASGTEEVASQAVTVASAGEEMTATSSDIARNCTTAAEGARRASDAAVTGAAVVQETVQGMGRIAERVRTSAQTVESLGTRSDQIGEIVGTIEEIADQTNLLALNAAIEAARAGEQGRGFAVVADEVRALAERTTRATGEIGNMIKSIQAETRSAVSAMDSGVKEVEKGTQEAARSGEALQDIISQIDNVTQQVSQIAVAAEEQTATTGEISGNIHQITAVVHQTAQGAQQSAHAAGNLSELAERLRRVIDQFKL
- a CDS encoding YciI-like protein gives rise to the protein MHYLLLYEVAPDYLERRGAFRDEHLALAWEAAARGELLLGGALTDPADGAVLLFAADSPDVPAAFAKADPYVLNGLVRKWTVRGWHTVVGPQAHAPVHPS